Proteins co-encoded in one Stomoxys calcitrans chromosome 5, idStoCalc2.1, whole genome shotgun sequence genomic window:
- the LOC131997881 gene encoding PH domain-containing protein DDB_G0275795-like, whose product MELRVICTATKIITTRGNLCDPKQYNQYYEQYKLHQEMLKQKEHESMNASAGGNENSQHINTSKLNTSVFRGDDVSTLAEIEAEFREQSGTTAATTCTDGQQNVTVPLSHRMAGNEYPSLQKQPTPAIVQSFTPVYVQQSATQPTGGDIYQEYVQNPYNLTLQQSHQLPPLVSVEQNQQNLQRIQKQFEEQQKQLQQQQQQHHQ is encoded by the exons ATGGAATTGCGAGTTATTTGCACTGCTACAAAAATCATTAC TACTCGTGGCAATCTGTGTGATCCTAAACAATACAATCAGTACTATGAGCAGTATAAACTGCATCAGGAAATGCTAAAGCAGAAGGAACACGAATCGATGAACGCAAGTGCAGGTGGCAATGAAAATTcccaacatataaataccagCAAATTGAACACTTCGGTTTTTAGAGGCGATGATGTCAGCACTTTGGCCGAGATTGAAGCTGAGTTTAGGGAGCAGTCGGGTACAACCGCTGCAACCACTTGCACGGATGGACAACAAAATGTCACAGTGCCACTTAGCCATAGAATGGCTGGCAATGAGTATCCTTCACTGCAAAAACAACCAACACCTGCCATTGTTCAAAGTTTCACCCCTGTTTATGTGCAACAGTCGGCCACCCAACCCACTGGAGGTGATATCTATCAGGAATATGTGCAGAATCCCTATAATCTGACCTTGCAACAAAGTCACCAACTACCACCTTTGGTGAGTGTGGAACAAAACCAACAAAATCTTCAAAGAATTCAAAAGCAATTTGAAGAACAACagaaacaactacaacaacagcagcaacagcatcacCAGTAG